From a region of the Anomalospiza imberbis isolate Cuckoo-Finch-1a 21T00152 chromosome 3, ASM3175350v1, whole genome shotgun sequence genome:
- the TATDN3 gene encoding putative deoxyribonuclease TATDN3 isoform X5 translates to MAGPVDCHCHLAAPCFQPDVAAVVRAAEQAAVSALVVVSEQAGEFRSVVELSERFPGFVLPCLGVHPVQEISPEEQRSVTLKDLDAALPLIELYKDKLVGIGEVGLDFTPRFASTDEQKEGQRQVLIKQIELARRLDLPLNVHSRSAGRPTINLLKEQGATKVLLHAFDGKPSVAMEGVRAGYYFSIPPSIIRSEQFEVHKAFNGCLIFFKKQKLVKQLPLENMCLETDSPALGPEKQVRNEPKNIYIAAEYIAKIKGIPVGEVIEVTTQNALKVFPRLRHFIGI, encoded by the exons ATGGCGGGGCCGGTGGACTGTCACTGCCACCTGGCCGCGCCCTGCTTCCAGCCG GACGTGGCGGCCGTGGTGCGGGCGGCGGAGCAG GCGGCCGTGTCGGCGCTGGTGGTGGTGTCGGAGCAGGCGGGCGAGTTCCGGAGCGTCGTGGAGCTGTCTGAGAG ATTCCCAGGGTTTGTCTTGCCATGCCTGGGAGTTCACCCCGTTCAAGAGATTTCTCCAGAGGAGCAGCGCAGTGTTACTTTGAAG GATCTGGATGCTGCGCTGCCTCTTATAGAACTTTACAAAGACAAATTGGTGGGGATTGGAGAA GTTGGATTAGATTTCACTCCCAGGTTTGCCAGCACCGATGAACAGAAGGAAGGACAAAGACAGGTTTTGATCAAACAGATTGAGCTGGCAAGAAGACTGGATTTACCATT AAATGTTCATTCCCGCTCAGCTGGAAGACCAACCATTAATCTCTTGAAGGAACAAG GCGCTACCAAGGTGTTGCTCCATGCCTTTGATGGGAAGCCATCTGTAGCCATGGAAGGGGTGAGAGCTGGATACTACTTCTCCATTCCTCCTTCCATTATAAGGAGTGAACAG TTTGAAGTGCATAAAGCATTTAATGGCTGTCTTATTTTCTTCAAGAAGCAGAAGCTTGTGAAACAGCTGCCACTGGAAAATATGTGCTTGGAAACTGATTCTCCTGCTCTGGGGCCTGAAAAACAG gtgaGAAATGAAcccaaaaatatttacattgcTGCTGAATACATTGCCAAAATTAAAGGAATTCCAGTTGGAGAAGTTATAGAAGTGACTACACAGAATGCACTGAAAGTATTCCCTAGACTTCGTCACTTTATTGGGATATAG
- the TATDN3 gene encoding putative deoxyribonuclease TATDN3 isoform X6, protein MAGPVDCHCHLAAPCFQPDVAAVVRAAEQAAVSALVVVSEQAGEFRSVVELSERFPGFVLPCLGVHPVQEISPEEQRSVTLKDLDAALPLIELYKDKLVGIGEVGLDFTPRFASTDEQKEGQRQVLIKQIELARRLDLPLNVHSRSAGRPTINLLKEQGATKVLLHAFDGKPSVAMEGVRAGYYFSIPPSIIRSEQKQKLVKQLPLENMCLETDSPALGPEKQVRNEPKNIYIAAEYIAKIKGIPVGEVIEVTTQNALKVFPRLRHFIGI, encoded by the exons ATGGCGGGGCCGGTGGACTGTCACTGCCACCTGGCCGCGCCCTGCTTCCAGCCG GACGTGGCGGCCGTGGTGCGGGCGGCGGAGCAG GCGGCCGTGTCGGCGCTGGTGGTGGTGTCGGAGCAGGCGGGCGAGTTCCGGAGCGTCGTGGAGCTGTCTGAGAG ATTCCCAGGGTTTGTCTTGCCATGCCTGGGAGTTCACCCCGTTCAAGAGATTTCTCCAGAGGAGCAGCGCAGTGTTACTTTGAAG GATCTGGATGCTGCGCTGCCTCTTATAGAACTTTACAAAGACAAATTGGTGGGGATTGGAGAA GTTGGATTAGATTTCACTCCCAGGTTTGCCAGCACCGATGAACAGAAGGAAGGACAAAGACAGGTTTTGATCAAACAGATTGAGCTGGCAAGAAGACTGGATTTACCATT AAATGTTCATTCCCGCTCAGCTGGAAGACCAACCATTAATCTCTTGAAGGAACAAG GCGCTACCAAGGTGTTGCTCCATGCCTTTGATGGGAAGCCATCTGTAGCCATGGAAGGGGTGAGAGCTGGATACTACTTCTCCATTCCTCCTTCCATTATAAGGAGTGAACAG AAGCAGAAGCTTGTGAAACAGCTGCCACTGGAAAATATGTGCTTGGAAACTGATTCTCCTGCTCTGGGGCCTGAAAAACAG gtgaGAAATGAAcccaaaaatatttacattgcTGCTGAATACATTGCCAAAATTAAAGGAATTCCAGTTGGAGAAGTTATAGAAGTGACTACACAGAATGCACTGAAAGTATTCCCTAGACTTCGTCACTTTATTGGGATATAG
- the TATDN3 gene encoding putative deoxyribonuclease TATDN3 isoform X11, whose translation MAGPVDCHCHLAAPCFQPDVAAVVRAAEQAAVSALVVVSEQAGEFRSVVELSERFPGFVLPCLGVHPVQEISPEEQRSVTLKVGLDFTPRFASTDEQKEGQRQVLIKQIELARRLDLPLNVHSRSAGRPTINLLKEQGATKVLLHAFDGKPSVAMEGVRAGYYFSIPPSIIRSEQKQKLVKQLPLENMCLETDSPALGPEKQVRNEPKNIYIAAEYIAKIKGIPVGEVIEVTTQNALKVFPRLRHFIGI comes from the exons ATGGCGGGGCCGGTGGACTGTCACTGCCACCTGGCCGCGCCCTGCTTCCAGCCG GACGTGGCGGCCGTGGTGCGGGCGGCGGAGCAG GCGGCCGTGTCGGCGCTGGTGGTGGTGTCGGAGCAGGCGGGCGAGTTCCGGAGCGTCGTGGAGCTGTCTGAGAG ATTCCCAGGGTTTGTCTTGCCATGCCTGGGAGTTCACCCCGTTCAAGAGATTTCTCCAGAGGAGCAGCGCAGTGTTACTTTGAAG GTTGGATTAGATTTCACTCCCAGGTTTGCCAGCACCGATGAACAGAAGGAAGGACAAAGACAGGTTTTGATCAAACAGATTGAGCTGGCAAGAAGACTGGATTTACCATT AAATGTTCATTCCCGCTCAGCTGGAAGACCAACCATTAATCTCTTGAAGGAACAAG GCGCTACCAAGGTGTTGCTCCATGCCTTTGATGGGAAGCCATCTGTAGCCATGGAAGGGGTGAGAGCTGGATACTACTTCTCCATTCCTCCTTCCATTATAAGGAGTGAACAG AAGCAGAAGCTTGTGAAACAGCTGCCACTGGAAAATATGTGCTTGGAAACTGATTCTCCTGCTCTGGGGCCTGAAAAACAG gtgaGAAATGAAcccaaaaatatttacattgcTGCTGAATACATTGCCAAAATTAAAGGAATTCCAGTTGGAGAAGTTATAGAAGTGACTACACAGAATGCACTGAAAGTATTCCCTAGACTTCGTCACTTTATTGGGATATAG
- the TATDN3 gene encoding putative deoxyribonuclease TATDN3 isoform X8 — MAGPVDCHCHLAAPCFQPDVAAVVRAAEQAAVSALVVVSEQAGEFRSVVELSERFPGFVLPCLGVHPVQEISPEEQRSVTLKDLDAALPLIELYKDKLVGIGEVGLDFTPRFASTDEQKEGQRQVLIKQIELARRLDLPLNVHSRSAGRPTINLLKEQGATKVLLHAFDGKPSVAMEGVRAGYYFSIPPSIIRSEQKLVKQLPLENMCLETDSPALGPEKQVRNEPKNIYIAAEYIAKIKGIPVGEVIEVTTQNALKVFPRLRHFIGI, encoded by the exons ATGGCGGGGCCGGTGGACTGTCACTGCCACCTGGCCGCGCCCTGCTTCCAGCCG GACGTGGCGGCCGTGGTGCGGGCGGCGGAGCAG GCGGCCGTGTCGGCGCTGGTGGTGGTGTCGGAGCAGGCGGGCGAGTTCCGGAGCGTCGTGGAGCTGTCTGAGAG ATTCCCAGGGTTTGTCTTGCCATGCCTGGGAGTTCACCCCGTTCAAGAGATTTCTCCAGAGGAGCAGCGCAGTGTTACTTTGAAG GATCTGGATGCTGCGCTGCCTCTTATAGAACTTTACAAAGACAAATTGGTGGGGATTGGAGAA GTTGGATTAGATTTCACTCCCAGGTTTGCCAGCACCGATGAACAGAAGGAAGGACAAAGACAGGTTTTGATCAAACAGATTGAGCTGGCAAGAAGACTGGATTTACCATT AAATGTTCATTCCCGCTCAGCTGGAAGACCAACCATTAATCTCTTGAAGGAACAAG GCGCTACCAAGGTGTTGCTCCATGCCTTTGATGGGAAGCCATCTGTAGCCATGGAAGGGGTGAGAGCTGGATACTACTTCTCCATTCCTCCTTCCATTATAAGGAGTGAACAG AAGCTTGTGAAACAGCTGCCACTGGAAAATATGTGCTTGGAAACTGATTCTCCTGCTCTGGGGCCTGAAAAACAG gtgaGAAATGAAcccaaaaatatttacattgcTGCTGAATACATTGCCAAAATTAAAGGAATTCCAGTTGGAGAAGTTATAGAAGTGACTACACAGAATGCACTGAAAGTATTCCCTAGACTTCGTCACTTTATTGGGATATAG
- the TATDN3 gene encoding putative deoxyribonuclease TATDN3 isoform X7, whose protein sequence is MAGPVDCHCHLAAPCFQPDVAAVVRAAEQAAVSALVVVSEQAGEFRSVVELSERFPGFVLPCLGVHPVQEISPEEQRSVTLKDLDAALPLIELYKDKLVGIGEVGLDFTPRFASTDEQKEGQRQVLIKQIELARRLDLPLNVHSRSAGRPTINLLKEQGATKVLLHAFDGKPSVAMEGVRAGYYFSIPPSIIRSEQQKLVKQLPLENMCLETDSPALGPEKQVRNEPKNIYIAAEYIAKIKGIPVGEVIEVTTQNALKVFPRLRHFIGI, encoded by the exons ATGGCGGGGCCGGTGGACTGTCACTGCCACCTGGCCGCGCCCTGCTTCCAGCCG GACGTGGCGGCCGTGGTGCGGGCGGCGGAGCAG GCGGCCGTGTCGGCGCTGGTGGTGGTGTCGGAGCAGGCGGGCGAGTTCCGGAGCGTCGTGGAGCTGTCTGAGAG ATTCCCAGGGTTTGTCTTGCCATGCCTGGGAGTTCACCCCGTTCAAGAGATTTCTCCAGAGGAGCAGCGCAGTGTTACTTTGAAG GATCTGGATGCTGCGCTGCCTCTTATAGAACTTTACAAAGACAAATTGGTGGGGATTGGAGAA GTTGGATTAGATTTCACTCCCAGGTTTGCCAGCACCGATGAACAGAAGGAAGGACAAAGACAGGTTTTGATCAAACAGATTGAGCTGGCAAGAAGACTGGATTTACCATT AAATGTTCATTCCCGCTCAGCTGGAAGACCAACCATTAATCTCTTGAAGGAACAAG GCGCTACCAAGGTGTTGCTCCATGCCTTTGATGGGAAGCCATCTGTAGCCATGGAAGGGGTGAGAGCTGGATACTACTTCTCCATTCCTCCTTCCATTATAAGGAGTGAACAG CAGAAGCTTGTGAAACAGCTGCCACTGGAAAATATGTGCTTGGAAACTGATTCTCCTGCTCTGGGGCCTGAAAAACAG gtgaGAAATGAAcccaaaaatatttacattgcTGCTGAATACATTGCCAAAATTAAAGGAATTCCAGTTGGAGAAGTTATAGAAGTGACTACACAGAATGCACTGAAAGTATTCCCTAGACTTCGTCACTTTATTGGGATATAG
- the TATDN3 gene encoding putative deoxyribonuclease TATDN3 isoform X9 → MAGPVDCHCHLAAPCFQPDVAAVVRAAEQAAVSALVVVSEQAGEFRSVVELSERFPGFVLPCLGVHPVQEISPEEQRSVTLKDLDAALPLIELYKDKLVGIGEVGLDFTPRFASTDEQKEGQRQVLIKQIELARRLDLPLNVHSRSAGRPTINLLKEQGATKVLLHAFDGKPSVAMEGVRAGYYFSIPPSIIRSEQFEVHKAFNGCLIFFKKQKLVKQLPLENMCLETDSPALGPEKQMGREQGAGVLSGHSASIESYL, encoded by the exons ATGGCGGGGCCGGTGGACTGTCACTGCCACCTGGCCGCGCCCTGCTTCCAGCCG GACGTGGCGGCCGTGGTGCGGGCGGCGGAGCAG GCGGCCGTGTCGGCGCTGGTGGTGGTGTCGGAGCAGGCGGGCGAGTTCCGGAGCGTCGTGGAGCTGTCTGAGAG ATTCCCAGGGTTTGTCTTGCCATGCCTGGGAGTTCACCCCGTTCAAGAGATTTCTCCAGAGGAGCAGCGCAGTGTTACTTTGAAG GATCTGGATGCTGCGCTGCCTCTTATAGAACTTTACAAAGACAAATTGGTGGGGATTGGAGAA GTTGGATTAGATTTCACTCCCAGGTTTGCCAGCACCGATGAACAGAAGGAAGGACAAAGACAGGTTTTGATCAAACAGATTGAGCTGGCAAGAAGACTGGATTTACCATT AAATGTTCATTCCCGCTCAGCTGGAAGACCAACCATTAATCTCTTGAAGGAACAAG GCGCTACCAAGGTGTTGCTCCATGCCTTTGATGGGAAGCCATCTGTAGCCATGGAAGGGGTGAGAGCTGGATACTACTTCTCCATTCCTCCTTCCATTATAAGGAGTGAACAG TTTGAAGTGCATAAAGCATTTAATGGCTGTCTTATTTTCTTCAAGAAGCAGAAGCTTGTGAAACAGCTGCCACTGGAAAATATGTGCTTGGAAACTGATTCTCCTGCTCTGGGGCCTGAAAAACAG
- the TATDN3 gene encoding putative deoxyribonuclease TATDN3 isoform X10 yields the protein MAGPVDCHCHLAAPCFQPDVAAVVRAAEQAAVSALVVVSEQAGEFRSVVELSERFPGFVLPCLGVHPVQEISPEEQRSVTLKDLDAALPLIELYKDKLVGIGEVGLDFTPRFASTDEQKEGQRQVLIKQIELARRLDLPLNVHSRSAGRPTINLLKEQGATKVLLHAFDGKPSVAMEGVRAGYYFSIPPSIIRSEQFEVHKAFNGCLIFFKKQKLVKQLPLENMCLETDSPALGPEKQAAVFCSVSSLIKASATLLRK from the exons ATGGCGGGGCCGGTGGACTGTCACTGCCACCTGGCCGCGCCCTGCTTCCAGCCG GACGTGGCGGCCGTGGTGCGGGCGGCGGAGCAG GCGGCCGTGTCGGCGCTGGTGGTGGTGTCGGAGCAGGCGGGCGAGTTCCGGAGCGTCGTGGAGCTGTCTGAGAG ATTCCCAGGGTTTGTCTTGCCATGCCTGGGAGTTCACCCCGTTCAAGAGATTTCTCCAGAGGAGCAGCGCAGTGTTACTTTGAAG GATCTGGATGCTGCGCTGCCTCTTATAGAACTTTACAAAGACAAATTGGTGGGGATTGGAGAA GTTGGATTAGATTTCACTCCCAGGTTTGCCAGCACCGATGAACAGAAGGAAGGACAAAGACAGGTTTTGATCAAACAGATTGAGCTGGCAAGAAGACTGGATTTACCATT AAATGTTCATTCCCGCTCAGCTGGAAGACCAACCATTAATCTCTTGAAGGAACAAG GCGCTACCAAGGTGTTGCTCCATGCCTTTGATGGGAAGCCATCTGTAGCCATGGAAGGGGTGAGAGCTGGATACTACTTCTCCATTCCTCCTTCCATTATAAGGAGTGAACAG TTTGAAGTGCATAAAGCATTTAATGGCTGTCTTATTTTCTTCAAGAAGCAGAAGCTTGTGAAACAGCTGCCACTGGAAAATATGTGCTTGGAAACTGATTCTCCTGCTCTGGGGCCTGAAAAACAG
- the TATDN3 gene encoding putative deoxyribonuclease TATDN3 isoform X13 has product MAGPVDCHCHLAAPCFQPDVAAVVRAAEQAAVSALVVVSEQAGEFRSVVELSERFPGFVLPCLGVHPVQEISPEEQRSVTLKDLDAALPLIELYKDKLVGIGEVGLDFTPRFASTDEQKEGQRQVLIKQIELARRLDLPLNVHSRSAGRPTINLLKEQGATKVLLHAFDGKPSVAMEGVRAGYYFSIPPSIIRSEQQKLVKQLPLENMCLETDSPALGPEKQAAVFCSVSSLIKASATLLRK; this is encoded by the exons ATGGCGGGGCCGGTGGACTGTCACTGCCACCTGGCCGCGCCCTGCTTCCAGCCG GACGTGGCGGCCGTGGTGCGGGCGGCGGAGCAG GCGGCCGTGTCGGCGCTGGTGGTGGTGTCGGAGCAGGCGGGCGAGTTCCGGAGCGTCGTGGAGCTGTCTGAGAG ATTCCCAGGGTTTGTCTTGCCATGCCTGGGAGTTCACCCCGTTCAAGAGATTTCTCCAGAGGAGCAGCGCAGTGTTACTTTGAAG GATCTGGATGCTGCGCTGCCTCTTATAGAACTTTACAAAGACAAATTGGTGGGGATTGGAGAA GTTGGATTAGATTTCACTCCCAGGTTTGCCAGCACCGATGAACAGAAGGAAGGACAAAGACAGGTTTTGATCAAACAGATTGAGCTGGCAAGAAGACTGGATTTACCATT AAATGTTCATTCCCGCTCAGCTGGAAGACCAACCATTAATCTCTTGAAGGAACAAG GCGCTACCAAGGTGTTGCTCCATGCCTTTGATGGGAAGCCATCTGTAGCCATGGAAGGGGTGAGAGCTGGATACTACTTCTCCATTCCTCCTTCCATTATAAGGAGTGAACAG CAGAAGCTTGTGAAACAGCTGCCACTGGAAAATATGTGCTTGGAAACTGATTCTCCTGCTCTGGGGCCTGAAAAACAG
- the TATDN3 gene encoding putative deoxyribonuclease TATDN3 isoform X12 yields MAGPVDCHCHLAAPCFQPDVAAVVRAAEQAAVSALVVVSEQAGEFRSVVELSERFPGFVLPCLGVHPVQEISPEEQRSVTLKDLDAALPLIELYKDKLVGIGEVGLDFTPRFASTDEQKEGQRQVLIKQIELARRLDLPLNVHSRSAGRPTINLLKEQGATKVLLHAFDGKPSVAMEGVRAGYYFSIPPSIIRSEQKQKLVKQLPLENMCLETDSPALGPEKQAAVFCSVSSLIKASATLLRK; encoded by the exons ATGGCGGGGCCGGTGGACTGTCACTGCCACCTGGCCGCGCCCTGCTTCCAGCCG GACGTGGCGGCCGTGGTGCGGGCGGCGGAGCAG GCGGCCGTGTCGGCGCTGGTGGTGGTGTCGGAGCAGGCGGGCGAGTTCCGGAGCGTCGTGGAGCTGTCTGAGAG ATTCCCAGGGTTTGTCTTGCCATGCCTGGGAGTTCACCCCGTTCAAGAGATTTCTCCAGAGGAGCAGCGCAGTGTTACTTTGAAG GATCTGGATGCTGCGCTGCCTCTTATAGAACTTTACAAAGACAAATTGGTGGGGATTGGAGAA GTTGGATTAGATTTCACTCCCAGGTTTGCCAGCACCGATGAACAGAAGGAAGGACAAAGACAGGTTTTGATCAAACAGATTGAGCTGGCAAGAAGACTGGATTTACCATT AAATGTTCATTCCCGCTCAGCTGGAAGACCAACCATTAATCTCTTGAAGGAACAAG GCGCTACCAAGGTGTTGCTCCATGCCTTTGATGGGAAGCCATCTGTAGCCATGGAAGGGGTGAGAGCTGGATACTACTTCTCCATTCCTCCTTCCATTATAAGGAGTGAACAG AAGCAGAAGCTTGTGAAACAGCTGCCACTGGAAAATATGTGCTTGGAAACTGATTCTCCTGCTCTGGGGCCTGAAAAACAG